The Poseidonibacter antarcticus genome includes a region encoding these proteins:
- a CDS encoding peroxiredoxin-like family protein, whose product MSRLIDEISKYQEAFKTKAPQEIQDIMLNATKKLADQSISKNALKVGDIAPDMKLPNAVGKEVSLYETLEENDFAVVSFYRGVWCSYCNFELKALQEKNDEFISLGAKLLAVSPQSPDASLTTKEKNELEYEVLSDNENIIAKEYGLVFSLDEELRPIYLSFGIDIPSSNGEDSYEIPMPATYVINKNKEVIFSFVDEDYTKRCEPQDVVDAIKAAK is encoded by the coding sequence TAAAACAAAAGCACCACAAGAAATACAAGATATTATGTTAAATGCTACAAAAAAATTAGCGGATCAATCAATTAGTAAAAATGCTCTAAAAGTTGGAGATATTGCTCCTGATATGAAATTGCCAAATGCAGTAGGAAAAGAAGTCTCTTTATATGAAACATTAGAAGAAAATGACTTTGCAGTTGTAAGTTTTTATAGAGGTGTTTGGTGTTCATATTGTAACTTTGAGTTAAAAGCTTTACAAGAAAAAAATGATGAATTTATTAGCTTAGGTGCAAAACTATTAGCAGTTTCTCCACAATCACCAGATGCTAGTTTAACTACAAAAGAAAAAAATGAATTAGAATATGAAGTATTAAGTGATAATGAAAATATCATTGCAAAAGAGTATGGATTAGTATTTTCATTAGATGAAGAATTAAGACCTATTTACTTAAGTTTTGGTATTGATATTCCTTCTAGTAATGGTGAAGATTCTTATGAAATCCCAATGCCTGCAACTTATGTAATAAATAAAAACAAAGAAGTTATATTTTCATTCGTTGATGAAGATTATACAAAAAGATGTGAACCACAAGATGTAGTTGATGCAATAAAAGCAGCAAAATAA
- a CDS encoding haloacid dehalogenase type II, which produces MNTTLAFDVYGTLIDTNGVQVLLEKFIPNKANIFSQTWRDKQLEYSFRRGHMQNYVGFEVCTSQALEYTCKFHDVDLSDEQKKELMAIYAVLPSFSDVKIALKRLKEKGFRIFAFSNGKKEAVEKLLVHAGIRDLFLDVVSVDDIKTFKPSPGAYAYFLRQAEAKSHEAWLISSNPFDVTGSISAGMNSAWIQRSPKAIFDPWEIQPTFTTNSLLDLAEKLND; this is translated from the coding sequence ATGAATACTACTTTAGCTTTTGATGTATATGGAACATTAATAGATACAAATGGCGTACAAGTTTTACTTGAAAAGTTCATTCCAAATAAAGCAAACATTTTTTCTCAAACTTGGAGAGATAAACAACTTGAGTACTCTTTTAGAAGAGGACATATGCAAAATTATGTAGGCTTTGAAGTATGTACATCTCAAGCTTTAGAGTATACTTGTAAATTCCACGATGTAGATTTAAGTGATGAACAAAAAAAAGAACTAATGGCAATATATGCTGTTCTACCTAGTTTTTCTGATGTAAAAATTGCACTAAAAAGATTAAAAGAAAAAGGTTTTAGAATCTTTGCCTTTTCAAATGGTAAAAAAGAAGCAGTTGAAAAATTATTAGTTCATGCAGGAATAAGAGATTTATTTCTAGATGTAGTAAGCGTTGATGATATAAAAACATTTAAGCCCTCACCTGGAGCATATGCTTACTTTTTAAGACAAGCAGAAGCTAAAAGTCATGAAGCTTGGCTAATTTCAAGTAATCCTTTTGATGTAACTGGTTCGATATCAGCAGGAATGAATTCTGCTTGGATACAAAGATCTCCTAAAGCGATATTTGATCCATGGGAAATTCAACCTACCTTTACGACTAATTCTTTACTTGACTTAGCAGAAAAATTAAATGATTAA
- a CDS encoding TetR/AcrR family transcriptional regulator, whose amino-acid sequence MSTVREKLIEATFQEVFTSGYSAASLANILNRAEVKKGAMYHYFPSKKNMVLAMINEKLEQRTKNKWEPIINEDGNLIDILISILQDTKGFNLNEGCPLGNLLQEQLGEDEDFKNILTSILKKWKDIFVSILEKSKEKNQINKDINTLQCATFLIASIEGAILLSKKSNDKQDFEDCMIQLINYINSLR is encoded by the coding sequence ATGAGTACAGTAAGAGAAAAATTAATAGAAGCAACATTCCAAGAAGTATTTACATCAGGATATTCTGCTGCTTCATTAGCAAATATTTTAAATCGAGCTGAAGTTAAAAAAGGTGCCATGTATCACTATTTCCCATCAAAAAAAAATATGGTTTTAGCCATGATTAATGAAAAACTAGAACAAAGAACAAAAAACAAATGGGAACCAATAATCAATGAAGATGGAAATCTTATTGATATTTTAATCTCAATATTACAAGATACAAAAGGCTTCAATCTAAATGAGGGATGTCCTTTAGGAAATCTTCTTCAAGAACAATTGGGTGAAGATGAAGATTTTAAAAATATATTAACTTCTATTTTAAAAAAATGGAAAGATATTTTTGTCTCTATTTTAGAAAAATCAAAAGAGAAAAATCAAATCAATAAAGATATAAACACACTACAATGTGCAACTTTTTTAATTGCTTCAATAGAAGGAGCGATTCTACTTTCAAAAAAATCAAATGACAAGCAAGATTTTGAAGACTGTATGATACAACTTATAAATTATATAAATTCTCTAAGATAA
- a CDS encoding sensor domain-containing diguanylate cyclase, with protein MITEKNIKKIIVIAPLIGILLTSIILTNLFISEIKSQYEKEIQQLMIDEELKVMKIVKNRIENIINFLEKDYNQKIQAEKEEIKNTVDIAYNIIENTYRENKNDDKNNIILKINKQLRNQRFYNNASGYYFIYSNNGTSILHPHLPYLEGTNFSTFKDESTKIAIKKLLIFLEKNSAGFTSWKWYKPNINKEKKTEVKEKIGYLKKFVPLNLFIGSAKYKEDIELSVKNNLQELLNIIRYDKNNYIFAYDELGNTISHIKKDLIGKNRWDISSSGRLLIQEIIKKAFTTKGSYIKYSATINPNTKESSNKISYVKLFERTNWVIGTGMYNSIIFENIKNKQKLMKKNLDNTIYKVVIYSFFITSFSLLVMIFISRRVGNIIKKYKNHLTEINNTLELKVKDRTKELEDSKNKLKEMTLRDPLTNLYNRRYFESVIDELMSLTIRAKESLCLIMLDIDKFKNINDNYGHDIGDEVLKKLADNLLCLLRQSDVITRIGGEEFAIVFPNTSINGAYKTSEKIRKAVENLQIKIKENILINFTVSIGIAVFDENIDKDVHSILKRADIALYKAKDTGRNKVVIFNENETI; from the coding sequence ATGATAACTGAGAAAAATATAAAAAAGATTATTGTAATTGCACCTCTTATTGGTATTCTTTTAACATCTATTATTCTTACAAATCTTTTTATTTCTGAAATTAAATCTCAATATGAAAAAGAAATTCAACAATTAATGATTGATGAAGAATTAAAAGTTATGAAAATCGTTAAAAATCGAATAGAAAATATTATAAATTTTTTAGAAAAAGATTATAATCAAAAAATACAAGCTGAAAAAGAAGAAATTAAAAATACTGTTGATATAGCTTATAATATAATTGAAAATACATATCGTGAAAATAAAAATGATGATAAAAATAACATAATATTAAAAATAAACAAACAATTAAGAAATCAAAGATTTTATAATAATGCTTCTGGATATTATTTTATCTATTCAAATAACGGCACTTCTATTTTACATCCCCATTTACCATACCTTGAAGGTACGAATTTTAGTACCTTTAAAGATGAGAGTACAAAAATTGCAATAAAAAAACTACTTATATTTTTAGAAAAGAACAGCGCTGGATTCACATCTTGGAAATGGTATAAACCAAATATAAATAAAGAGAAGAAAACAGAAGTAAAAGAAAAAATCGGTTATTTAAAAAAATTTGTTCCTTTAAATCTCTTTATAGGTAGTGCAAAATATAAAGAAGATATCGAATTAAGTGTAAAAAATAATTTACAAGAATTATTAAATATAATTAGATACGATAAAAATAATTATATTTTTGCTTATGATGAATTAGGAAATACTATTTCCCATATTAAAAAAGATTTGATTGGCAAAAACAGATGGGATATTTCCTCTAGTGGTAGATTATTAATACAAGAGATTATTAAAAAAGCTTTTACAACTAAAGGAAGTTACATAAAATACTCAGCAACAATTAATCCAAATACAAAAGAGTCTTCTAATAAAATTTCTTATGTTAAATTATTTGAAAGAACTAATTGGGTTATTGGTACAGGTATGTATAATAGTATTATATTTGAAAATATCAAAAATAAACAAAAACTAATGAAGAAGAATTTAGATAATACTATATACAAAGTAGTTATCTATTCATTTTTTATTACAAGTTTTAGTCTCTTGGTTATGATTTTTATTTCAAGAAGAGTTGGAAATATAATTAAGAAGTATAAAAATCATTTAACTGAAATAAATAATACATTAGAATTGAAAGTAAAAGATAGAACAAAAGAACTTGAAGATTCAAAAAATAAGTTAAAAGAAATGACTTTAAGAGATCCTCTAACTAACCTTTATAATAGACGTTATTTTGAAAGTGTTATAGATGAATTAATGTCTTTAACTATTAGAGCAAAAGAGTCTCTTTGTCTAATTATGTTAGATATAGATAAATTTAAAAATATTAATGATAATTATGGTCATGATATAGGAGATGAAGTTTTAAAGAAACTTGCAGATAATTTATTGTGCCTTTTAAGACAGAGTGATGTTATTACAAGAATAGGAGGAGAAGAATTTGCAATTGTTTTCCCAAATACATCAATAAATGGTGCATATAAGACTTCAGAAAAAATTAGAAAAGCAGTTGAAAATCTTCAAATTAAAATAAAAGAAAATATTTTGATTAATTTTACAGTTAGTATTGGAATTGCAGTATTTGATGAAAATATTGATAAAGATGTTCATAGTATATTAAAAAGAGCAGATATTGCACTATATAAAGCAAAGGATACTGGTCGAAATAAAGTAGTTATTTTTAATGAAAATGAAACTATTTAA
- a CDS encoding helix-turn-helix domain-containing protein has product MKRKDTSLNHSKIANEMMNYINTYIDTDINITQMAEEFNISKFHFQRIFKEQMGENIYECIKSIRLQKASNLLITNQSSTISKIASLCGYSSQTSFLRAFKQRFEQTPKQWRQGGYKEYSNNILNIYSSVSLIDKYYINIEPQIVKIEKRIAYYIREKGHGNDSRKNWQKLKAWVYTNDIQNYFQLGIYHDNPIITKPQDCHYVSAIVVKVEDVLPNTNLPYFNLYAGLCAKFPFNGKYEDILKLIQWVYHFWLPNSGYEATTIPSYIRFEKNDFFDDSGEFVADFYIPIAFS; this is encoded by the coding sequence ATGAAAAGAAAAGACACATCTTTAAATCATAGTAAAATTGCAAATGAAATGATGAATTATATAAATACATATATTGATACAGATATAAATATCACACAAATGGCAGAAGAATTTAACATCAGTAAGTTTCATTTTCAACGTATATTCAAAGAACAAATGGGTGAGAATATATATGAATGTATTAAATCAATCAGATTACAAAAAGCATCAAATTTATTAATAACAAATCAATCTTCAACAATTAGCAAAATTGCCTCTTTATGTGGATATAGCTCTCAAACTTCATTTTTACGGGCTTTTAAGCAGCGTTTCGAACAAACACCTAAACAATGGAGACAGGGTGGTTATAAAGAATACTCAAACAATATTTTAAATATCTATTCAAGTGTTTCATTAATTGATAAATATTATATTAATATTGAACCTCAAATTGTCAAAATTGAAAAAAGAATTGCATATTATATTAGAGAAAAAGGTCATGGAAATGATTCACGAAAAAATTGGCAAAAATTAAAAGCTTGGGTTTATACAAATGATATTCAAAACTACTTTCAACTCGGAATTTACCATGATAATCCAATTATTACAAAGCCACAAGATTGTCATTATGTATCGGCTATTGTTGTAAAAGTTGAGGATGTGTTACCAAATACAAATTTGCCATATTTTAATCTATATGCTGGTTTATGTGCAAAGTTCCCATTTAATGGAAAATATGAAGATATTTTAAAACTAATACAATGGGTATATCACTTTTGGTTACCAAATAGTGGATATGAAGCTACAACTATACCATCATATATTAGATTTGAAAAGAATGATTTTTTTGATGATAGTGGAGAGTTTGTAGCTGATTTTTATATACCAATTGCATTTTCTTAA
- a CDS encoding EamA family transporter — protein MTNRDFIIAILITFMWGVNFSFIKLGLTSLDPFMLAGLRFFLCAIPLVFFIKKPDVKFIYIVSYGLFFGVGLWGILYVGMHFGISAGVASIVLQLGVFFTVILSYIILKEKIDIYNKIGFVLALSGILLVFLVTDGTVTILGMMFVILSAVSWAILNIIIKKANTKDVFSFLIWSTLFPPIPLFLLAYFMQGDIVFINFFDNIDTNAMISIVFQVYPTTILGYWVWNSLLTKYPVSVVSPLSLLIPIFGLLGSFVLFNEEIGIYKIIASLIILLGLVINTFGNRMFIAKV, from the coding sequence ATGACAAATAGAGATTTTATAATAGCAATTTTGATTACATTTATGTGGGGAGTAAACTTTTCTTTTATAAAATTAGGTTTAACTTCGCTTGATCCTTTTATGCTTGCAGGTTTAAGATTCTTTCTTTGTGCAATACCTCTTGTATTTTTTATAAAAAAACCTGATGTAAAGTTTATCTATATAGTTTCATATGGATTATTTTTTGGTGTTGGATTATGGGGAATACTCTATGTTGGAATGCATTTTGGAATATCAGCAGGTGTTGCATCAATTGTTTTACAATTAGGTGTATTTTTTACTGTGATTTTATCTTATATAATTTTGAAAGAGAAAATAGATATTTATAATAAAATTGGTTTTGTTTTAGCATTAAGTGGGATACTACTTGTTTTTTTAGTAACAGATGGAACAGTAACTATTTTAGGAATGATGTTTGTAATATTATCAGCAGTTTCTTGGGCAATATTAAACATTATAATTAAAAAAGCAAATACAAAAGATGTTTTTTCTTTTCTAATTTGGTCAACACTATTTCCACCTATTCCACTATTTCTTTTAGCATATTTTATGCAAGGAGATATTGTGTTTATTAATTTCTTTGATAATATTGATACTAATGCAATGATTTCTATAGTTTTTCAAGTCTATCCAACTACTATACTTGGTTATTGGGTGTGGAATTCATTGTTGACTAAATATCCTGTATCAGTGGTTTCACCTTTGAGTTTACTTATTCCAATTTTTGGACTTTTAGGTTCTTTTGTTTTATTTAATGAGGAAATAGGAATATACAAAATAATAGCTTCTTTGATAATTCTTTTGGGATTAGTGATTAATACTTTTGGGAATAGAATGTTTATAGCAAAAGTTTAA
- a CDS encoding Crp/Fnr family transcriptional regulator gives MFKKLKNNWLFSSLSKEQFDKFISLASIENHKKDSVVFLAGENSEYLYLILQGEVNIHKHDDNANSITIGIFKENDFVGEAASLLHIPFPSTASFISDGKIMKIKTIDFEENFMSDITISNFIVISLLKKIQLLQQNIHLNIHLTAKDKIINFYLKNINLQKNIKQYEIANILSMAPETFSRNLKLLVKEKKLKKLQNNNYEVISS, from the coding sequence ATGTTTAAAAAATTAAAAAATAATTGGTTATTCTCATCTTTGAGTAAAGAACAATTTGATAAGTTTATTAGTCTTGCTTCTATTGAAAACCACAAAAAAGATAGTGTGGTTTTCTTAGCGGGGGAAAATAGTGAATATTTATATCTAATTCTTCAAGGAGAAGTAAATATTCACAAGCATGATGACAATGCAAATAGTATTACCATTGGAATTTTTAAAGAAAATGATTTCGTTGGTGAGGCTGCTTCTTTACTTCATATACCTTTCCCTTCTACTGCTAGTTTTATAAGTGATGGAAAAATTATGAAGATAAAAACAATAGATTTTGAAGAAAACTTTATGAGTGATATTACTATTTCAAATTTTATAGTAATTTCTTTATTAAAAAAGATACAATTATTACAACAAAATATTCATCTAAATATTCACCTTACAGCAAAAGATAAAATAATAAATTTTTATTTGAAGAATATTAACCTACAAAAAAATATAAAACAATATGAAATTGCAAATATTCTTTCTATGGCTCCTGAAACTTTTTCTAGAAACTTAAAACTTTTAGTAAAAGAAAAAAAGCTAAAAAAATTACAAAATAATAATTATGAAGTAATTTCTTCATAA
- a CDS encoding globin domain-containing protein encodes MTENTKNIIKATAPVLKERKDEITETMYKILFEKYPETKVLFKDATDDQPKKLANAIYAYASNIDQLQNLQKGLETMVATHVKTNIQAKHYPMVQDALLTSIKQTLGDACTSEVEEAWSTAYEFLANILIAKEKEAYLKA; translated from the coding sequence ATGACAGAAAATACAAAAAATATTATAAAAGCTACTGCACCTGTGTTAAAAGAAAGAAAAGATGAAATTACAGAAACAATGTATAAAATTTTATTTGAAAAATATCCAGAAACAAAAGTTTTATTTAAAGATGCTACTGATGACCAACCAAAAAAATTAGCAAATGCAATTTATGCATACGCAAGTAATATTGATCAATTACAAAATCTTCAAAAAGGTTTAGAAACAATGGTTGCTACTCATGTTAAAACAAATATTCAAGCAAAACACTATCCTATGGTTCAAGATGCATTATTAACTTCTATCAAACAAACACTTGGCGATGCGTGCACAAGTGAAGTTGAAGAAGCTTGGAGTACTGCTTATGAATTTTTAGCAAATATATTAATAGCAAAAGAAAAAGAAGCATATTTAAAAGCATAA
- a CDS encoding exodeoxyribonuclease III: MKTYKFISWNVNGIRAVDKKEALKWIDEANVDLLGVQETKSQVEQIPETIFEKDYKTLFGSQSAIKGRSGTALFTDIETTCTCTCPSVDVLDEGRINEVHFTLGDKDIAFFNVYFPNGQSKEERLTYKMEFYDRFLNHCEELKKQGKSIIVCGDVNTAHKAIDLARPKANEKTSGFLPMEREWMDKFLAHGYIDTLRHVIGDEPEHYSWWSYRANARANNVGWRIDYFYVSDDLKDNIKDAYILNEVMGSDHCPIGLEIEL, from the coding sequence ATGAAAACATACAAATTTATATCATGGAATGTAAACGGAATTAGAGCAGTTGATAAAAAAGAAGCATTAAAATGGATTGATGAAGCAAACGTTGATTTACTTGGAGTTCAAGAAACAAAATCACAAGTAGAGCAAATTCCTGAAACGATTTTTGAAAAAGATTATAAAACTCTTTTTGGTTCACAATCAGCAATAAAAGGACGAAGTGGAACAGCACTTTTTACAGATATTGAGACAACTTGTACTTGTACTTGTCCAAGCGTTGATGTTCTAGATGAAGGAAGAATAAACGAAGTTCACTTTACTTTAGGAGATAAAGATATTGCATTTTTCAATGTATATTTTCCAAATGGACAAAGTAAAGAAGAAAGGCTGACTTATAAAATGGAATTTTACGATAGATTTTTAAATCATTGTGAAGAGCTAAAAAAACAAGGCAAATCAATCATTGTTTGTGGTGATGTAAATACAGCACATAAAGCAATAGATTTAGCACGACCAAAAGCAAATGAAAAAACATCGGGGTTCTTACCAATGGAGAGAGAATGGATGGATAAATTCTTAGCTCATGGATATATTGATACTTTAAGACACGTGATTGGCGATGAACCTGAGCATTATTCATGGTGGTCTTATAGAGCAAATGCAAGAGCAAACAATGTTGGCTGGAGAATTGACTACTTTTATGTAAGTGATGATTTAAAAGACAATATCAAAGATGCATATATTCTAAATGAAGTTATGGGAAGTGATCACTGCCCTATTGGTTTAGAAATAGAGTTGTAA
- a CDS encoding MFS transporter — protein sequence MKKFDLFILVYCIIIVLSVMYATQPLQPLLAKEFDISITKASQFTAVIMLFLALSPIIYGYILEKINAKKMLINSSLILFVTNIFLGLSTTYEFFIFFRTIEALVVPAILTSLMSILANMDKENIKFNMSIYVAATVFGGLVGRVFSGFIATNFSYQYVFYSLSFAILVSIYFINKLTYEGEATIVKAKLYDVIEILKDKRFITIYLLMFCVFFVFAGVLNVLPFRLKEISNDISEFQISLLYLGYGMGILVSLNSKRIIKFFKNEINTILFGLGLFLFITVFLSIPNVMVMFGLIFLFCLGMFTVHTISTGLANSLRNSQKSLTSGMYLTFYYLGGAVGSFIPSIIYEKFGWNIVLYLFCIILCMVLILIFYRRKIF from the coding sequence ATGAAAAAATTTGATTTATTTATTTTAGTATACTGTATTATAATTGTTTTATCTGTAATGTATGCTACCCAGCCCTTACAGCCTTTACTTGCAAAAGAATTTGATATATCAATAACAAAAGCTTCACAATTTACAGCAGTTATCATGCTTTTTCTTGCATTATCTCCTATCATATATGGATATATTTTAGAAAAAATAAATGCAAAAAAAATGTTAATAAATTCTTCATTAATATTATTTGTAACTAATATCTTTTTAGGTCTTTCAACTACTTATGAGTTTTTTATATTTTTTAGAACTATAGAAGCTTTAGTAGTTCCTGCCATATTAACTTCATTAATGAGTATTTTGGCAAATATGGATAAAGAAAATATTAAGTTTAATATGTCTATTTATGTTGCAGCAACAGTATTTGGAGGACTTGTTGGAAGAGTATTCTCAGGTTTTATTGCAACAAATTTTTCATATCAATATGTTTTCTATTCACTTTCTTTTGCCATTTTGGTATCAATTTATTTTATAAATAAATTAACATATGAAGGAGAAGCTACTATTGTTAAAGCAAAACTTTATGATGTAATTGAAATTTTAAAAGATAAAAGATTTATTACGATATATCTTTTAATGTTTTGTGTATTCTTTGTATTTGCAGGAGTATTAAATGTATTACCATTTAGATTAAAAGAGATTTCAAATGATATTTCAGAATTCCAAATTTCACTTTTATATTTAGGTTATGGAATGGGAATTCTTGTTTCTTTGAATTCAAAAAGAATTATTAAATTTTTTAAGAATGAAATAAATACTATTTTATTTGGTCTTGGTCTTTTTCTATTTATAACAGTATTTTTATCGATTCCTAATGTAATGGTTATGTTTGGTTTAATATTTCTTTTTTGTTTAGGAATGTTTACCGTTCATACTATTAGTACAGGACTAGCAAATTCATTAAGAAACTCACAAAAGTCTTTAACATCGGGAATGTATTTAACATTCTATTATTTAGGTGGAGCAGTTGGATCTTTTATTCCTTCAATTATTTATGAAAAATTTGGTTGGAATATTGTGCTTTATCTTTTTTGTATCATATTATGTATGGTTTTAATATTAATTTTTTA